GCGAAGCTGCATCTTCAGCAACTCCAGGATAATACCGATGACGACGAGGATACGGTGAGTTGCAAAATTAGCCTTGCAGGTTTATATTCCACTTATTCTTATTGGCTTGTATTTGGTCAAGTGCTTCTATCTGCTTGAATGAATCTCAAGTTGGTTTTCCATcaaatatatacttttttcGAAATATTTCCGCAATTTATGGTTAAACCACGTTATGTTTTGTTAATTGCTGGGACAATCTCAAGGAATCGCAGTGCTATTAGTCAAAATAAGCTGATATTCCGCTCAAATAAATTCTTCAATCGATGTGTAGTAATAAATAGCGTAGATTCATTTATTGCTCGCCGTACAGGATTCAAAGGATACAGCAGCCCACccaaaacacacactcactctcAGTCACCAAATCAGGCATTCAAACCAACATAAATAATCCTTCAGGCACACACAGAGATTACACATTATACAAGGGTGGGGGGTGTAAAAAAAAGCGACAGAGTTTATAAAATTACACCGAGATTCGGCGGCGAAGATGGGGCGGCATTCAACCGGACGAGCTCGGGCCAATAGCCTGCGCCACCGTCTCCACCACTGTCCAGCCTTCGAGAGCTGTGTCCTTAATGAAACGCGGCGGCAGGACAAATCCGTAGGCTCCACGATCCCTCAGCTCGATGGTGTACACATATTTGACGCCAAGCGCGGCGCGGCTCCAGTCATCGGAGCCACCGCCTGCGATTCCCAAAACTTCATGGGTGACCGCTGCCCTGTACGCAGTGCCCGTCTTCTGGAGGATTCGCTCCGCGGCCAAACTGCTCACTCGCTGCAGGACACTGGCATCCTTGACCTTGACGGCCTTGTAGGCCCACGGATAAACAATCATCTGTCCGTAGCTGTGGAAGGTCAAATACGATTCCAGATTGTACTTCCGCTTGGCCAAAAACTCGGCCACCGCTCGCGTTTCCCGCTCCGAAGCTGGCGCGGATCCGCGGTACGTATCACTGCATGGATTCGTCGACGAGCCATAGCCATTCCAGCCGATGTCGAAGTTACGGTTAAGATCCACACCGCTGCACTGGGCGCGACGCGACGGAGAGCGATTCTTGCGCCACAGGCGATTCGTTGTGCGACTGTACTCGTAGCCATCGGGGTTCATCACTGGCATTATGTACCAGGTGAGGCCGCGAATGTGCGCCGGCTGGTTCTCCCAATCGGACATCAGCTGGTACAGGATGAAGGTCACCGTCGCGGGGCTGATCCATTCGCGGGCATGGATGCCGCCGTCGATCCACACCTTCTTGTTCTCGCGGGGATTCTCCGAGATTCTAAAGCGATACATTAAGTTTTGCGTTAGATAATTACGCAGGAATATGCGTGGATTAGGCTAGGCTAAAACATGGAAATGGGATAGTGCCTAAAAGTAGGCTACACATATTTGTGCAACTGCTATGAAGTATATGAAATGATTGCATACGTTTGGGCAGATTGTGGCAATTATCTCCTTTGGGGAATCTAGCCCTAATATATGACTAAATTATCTAGCACCCACCTGAGCACTTTCAGATCGCGACCCTCGGCCGTTTGGCCAATGGTGTATAGTCGCACGATGTTGGGGAATTTGGTGCGGATCTCCCGCATAAAGCTATAGATGGTCTCCAGATCGTGATAGTCCTTCCAGTGCATGCTGCTCCTGGCGGCCTTCTCTGTGGGTTAAAGATTCCATTAAGATACCATTCGTTATGGTGTATGTAGGTCTCCACTTACTCGTTCTCCTTCCGTGACCAAACGAACTGGACTGTATGCCTTCGAGAAGCTCCTCGTCGATCATGGATTGAATGTTGTGGGAGAGAATCTGGGGATCCAGGCGATGGGCGGATAGAAAGCTGCGGGCGGCCTTCAGTTGATCCCTGGCAATGGAGATGTCCAGGAACTTGGAGTTCTCCTTCCAGATATTACCGCCGAACTTCTGCTCCAGCATTTGGCCCACGGGCACACGCTGTTGCATCGCCTCCGAGATGTTGTAGATCCTCCAGAGCTGCGCCTCATCGTACCGTTGCGGTATTTCGTTGGCATCCAGCTGGGTGAGATTGGAGGGCAGTTGGTTGGCCGAGCTGGCTGCTACGGCTACCACAAggagcagcaactgcagcaacaggGTTTTTTGCGTCATCGTCGCGTTGTTGCTATCAGCAGATCGACCTGGAAAAGTTATTCGGTTATCAGTAAACAGCGAAAAGCCATCAGCACGATGTTATCAACCGAAAGCAGCTTCattaattaactaattaactTGCGATCAGTGCTAGAGGGAAAACTGGCCTTGGAAAACCCCCTAACTGGCCAAATATTAGATAGCTTCTAACGTGGCTCAATACGAAAACAATGAGTGTCacgattttcattttgttatttatggCGTCTATAAAgccgctagttgctaccaacAAATGGTAATGACCATTGCCAGTTGATTGCTAAACTCTAAAGGTTAAAATAGTACACGCTTGTTTGGTTTGCAATAAAATCACGCTATTTAACCAAAGTGCTGTAGTCGGGGAATAAACAAACCGTGTGCTAACTTAGTTTCAGCTTCAGCTATTCCAAACTTTTTCGTCGTCGTAAAAagtatttattataaatagaATTTCAATTCAACCTTCGCAATGGTTCAAATGAAACCAATCGTACAACCAAATCGTTCAGGTAGCGAGAACTAAATGAAAAACGAAACTATGTGCAAACTCCAGCTGGTATCGGTGAAAATAATTGTTACAGCAAAAGTTCCTCTAATTActggcacaaaacaaaaaaaaaaaaataatacaaaaatgttTCCGTTTCATTGTTAGTGGTTAGGGTTATCTAGATGTGTGAATAGCTCGTAACCCTGTTTTTTTTCGTCTGTGCTTGTCATTGCcaataagtaattaaaaatAGTAGTTAATAGGTTTGCAATCTTTTACAGTGAAACACACGTGCGTTTCAGGATCTTGTATCTGagtaaaattaaatgcaatttcagCGAGATACTGATCAAGGCAACCCATAAGTgttcaaaaatatttgtattgcTGTAGGTGTATGTGTATTATTTTAGTATACAACACTCAATCACTCAAccaatttgcattgttttaCGGATTCTGATGGCATCGATCGATCGAACGATCGATTGATCGTTTGGCTCGTTCGATCCGTGAATTTCCAGAGTTCTGAAAGTTCCGGGGCGTGTCCCGGGGTTTATTGTCATGTTGACTCAATCCGAGTTTCGTGTTTATGTACGCTCCCTCTGTTTTGTATGCACAATGATAGGTGAGATGGAATATGACAACTGCGTCTTAGTTGCTAAGTTGCTTAGTTGCTTAGTTGCTGGACCCTAAGAACTAGATTATGGGCCTAGAAACTTTTCCTGGTCGTCTTACGGATTTCGAAACGCCGTGTTTAACGCTTCTGTGCTAATTTCCCTGGCCCGTTtgtagtttttgttttcatttcggtTTGTTTTTATGGATGCGTATTTGTATTTTCgtgtttattttctttttattgccAGCCAGAAAGTGGCACTTGTACGTTGGGAGGTGGTCGTCTCCGTTTCTCTGAATCTGTGAGTCTCTTGGTCTCCGAACCCCGAGAACTGGTTCTCGGATCTCAGATCTCCGATCTCGGGAGTCGAATGTGGAGTACAAACACAGTTTCGGATTGGATTTCGCTTTGTTTCGGTTTCATTTCGCTGCTGTTCACCTCGACCTTCGTGCCCCTCGTTCTCCTTCCATTAACTAGTGCCCGCTTTGCCTGCATTTCATTCCGAAAAGTAAACATTTTCAGATTCAGAACTCAAATCATAACTTCCTAAGATCGTATCTCTGGCTATATAAACTTCGTTAAGTCTGAACATCTTCCCTTACTACATGCAAACATCAAAAAATATCCGCCACCGATCGAAAATTCGGAACTATAAATAATGAATTAGATTGTCACTAATTGCCCCTTAATTAGTTAACAAAGGGGCGTATAAAAAAGAATATTTCGCGTGAAATTCTCAGATTTTAACACTTTCGACGAATGCGAAACACGTCAAAATTTCAACTTGTTCCGCGGAGTGgccaaataattaaaaatcaaaaccaGTTTTAAAATGAAGCCGGTGCATTTTGCACTTCCTCGTTCGTTGTAAcaacttttttgttttttacataatcttaATTTCTTTAGCAAATTAAGCCTTTCTTTAGTAATTGCTGAAGTCTTCAAAATACTTGCAAGGCTAATTTTCCTTAAATATTGCATATATTCACTGAAAAACGCCTAAACTCTTTGTGAAGGAATTAATTTTGCTGGATTCTTCTGAAATCTTGACAGTGTTCCCCTTTTACAGCGCAATCATTTACCGGGTATTTCTCGTTCTGCAGTCTTTTAGTTGAATCTCGCCTGGCATTCTTCTACAATCTTCACCCTCAAATGAATGCATTTGCAATTCTCCCTTAATTTTACACAGTCATTCCTTTTCTTCTCTGCTGTCTTTTTACGTGTTTTCTTTACAATCTTCATCCCCGATGTTTTGCAATTCTGTTTTGTGTTTGTAAGCTCTACCCCTTTTCTTTGGGAGTCCTCCCTCTTTCACCTCAACTTCCTGTTCGTCTGAAGCTGTGCACTTCACTTTCTTTCGAGTTCTTCTCCCCTTTCTTCACTCAGTTTCTTCTGCGTTCTTACCCTAATGTTTTTCACTTTTGACAAATTAGTTTAGTTTATAGTatgtttgctgcgttctttcactttttttttagcttgTTGTTGCCTATTCCACTTACTGTTTTTTGTTGATTGCGAGGCTGCGCCtgtttcttcttcttcttccagTTGCCGGCTCTTCGGAAGAGAGTGCACTTTGcgaatatatatgtgtgtgtgtgtgtgtttgtgtgcgtgtgtgggaGAGTGTGTCGCTGGGCAAGCTGCAAACTTCGACTAAATGCTGATTGTATGTGCttcaattttatattgccGCTCTGTCGGCGCAAGGGAGCCgttattcaaaaaaaaaaaatatttaaaattaaaaaaaaaataaaaaaacacaacaaacgAAACCGAGAAttacaaacaacaacaaagcccAGAGTGTTGTAAATGTTTGCGCTGACCGACGACCGATCTTTTAAGCGATCGTCGCGTAAATGGAAATTGGAAATGGAAACGACAGCGCCGCCAGCAGCAAGGCGGCAGCGCAGCGGCAGAGGCGGCGACAGAGAGAGCAAAGGAAGAGTGCGAGAGGGAGAGGAAGAGGGAGAGGAGCTCCCCAATGCACCACGCACTCGCACTATCTCTCTCTTTGGCATCTGCATCCCACCATAATGATGGAGGGGAGGGGGCGCGAGTGGGAGAGAGAATGCATGGCCCACGCCCACGCCAGCAGCTGTCTCCCTTCCACCCGCGACGACATTGACACTTTGACTCAGTCACACACATTGAGTTGCACTCGAATGCATTTAACGGTTTCGCACCGGGGACTGTCCACTtgctaatatacatatgtatgtcaaAGGGACCAAAATTCATTCATTAGTCACGGGCTGAGTTTGGAATCCGGAATTTCCTAGAAAATAATGGTCAAGTTGGACTTATCTGGAAAATCCTGCGATGGCACTTCCGGTTTTTAAGAATATTCTCTTTTAATAAGTGGTGCTGACCACTTGCTAGTTATGAGTCAACGGCGAACACAGGTGCACAAGTTCTTTTTTGCAGTTACCAGGGATTTCCAAAGATGATAAATATCCCACTTCCTAGTGCTGAgttctttttagtttttttttgtttagatGTTTAAACAATCTGGTATTGAGGTTTACAAAGTATTCAAAAGTGACCAGTTTAAGTACAATATGTATTGACTTGATCACACGTTTCAGTAgccttttaaatttaaatgttgtaATTTAGCTATTAATTTGTACAAGTGTCTTTTGATTGATTGCTAATGGCTATCAGTGGAAATACCCCGATCATAAAAAGGTAGCGAAGGTGCAAACTTGTCAATCCCGACATTTCAGGCAATCTCATCTTCAATCATCATCAAAACCAATAATGATGATTGCTCATTATGAAACATCGATCGCATGTAACGGAAATGacaatataatattaaactGGCAAGTTCAAGAtataacatatattttatatattgtatatatctCCATCTCTTTCGACATCAGCTGACTTTTGAACACAAGTGCGGTtgtaaattgcattttcaatTGTATCACTAACTCAAAATCaccgcgtgtgtgtgtttgtttaaTGGATTGTGTGATTGTGTGACGGCGCGATTTTGACCCACTTGGCGAGTTTTACTTTCTTTCGCCTTTGATCACCTGCCCCGCCCCCGCCGCCCACAATTGATTTTTTTCTCGCCGCCAggcattatttatttttgatttgtttctGGCTTTTTTCCGgtgtttcgcttttttttatttcaccTTTTTGTGTTGCCCAGATTTTCACTTTTAACCCTTTTTTTTCGAGAGTGCGACCACAATggttcgttttttttttttcagggCACCTTTCTTGTTTGCTGTCGGTTGATTGTACAGTAAATGCTGGGATACACGAAAAGAAATTGGTATATTCTCAAGATAAGATGCAATCTAATATCCAATTCTTCATGTGTGGAAACCGCTTTCCGTTCTCTTCGTAGTTTCAGTGGCCGGGTCTTTTGTTTATCTTTCCGTACATATCgtgttaataataataatattttttggtttattttccTTATCGCTCAAATCACTTTCTTCGCCAGCTGGAAGCTTTGACTTTGACTTTGGCGTCGGGCGGCGATGGCCACGGGCCTTTCGCTTAATTTCTGTATGCATGCACAAAATAAATCCAATCAAATATGCAACAACAAGAAGCGGcgagcagcaaaaaaaaaaataataacaaataaataaggCGGCCAGagctgaaaaacaaaacgTCGTAAGCGTGGTGGTTCGAGCTTACTGGTTTTTGAAACGCGATTGAAAGTGAAAGTTGGCGCCACGCTCTCgcgctctctttcgctctctaTTGCCGCCCCTCTCGCTCCCAGCTTTCTTTTCCTTTCTTCACTTCATTCTTGTTAGCCAAATTCGCCGTTTGTCTTTTGCATACTTTACATAAGATCGTTAATGGATAATGGCGTTTACGATATGCGCGATTGCGAAATCTATAATCGAAATTGGCAGCGAATCCCAAACGTGGCCCAAAAGTTTACTGCTCTCTCTTTGGCTATCTTCTATTCCCACATCTCTCCGCCCCACCAGACGGAGCCCGAAGAGAATGCAAAAAGAAAGGTTCACTCTCTCCGGAGAATTCGATTATCAGACCGCTTTCAAAACTGTTCTACGCACGAGCTTTCCTCGACCATTTCAGCCTGAAAGTATGCAGCTTGCATTAACTTAATTCAAATTGGTATAGAAAAACATCGCACAGAATGAACTATTTATATTCAATGGTTTTtcaaatacatatgtatgaaaTATTCTAAGAGTTTCCTGAGTTTTAGACCAGTTTTCAGTTGTCGTTACCAACTTGTAGATTATATTAGATAGTTGAGTGGAGAATGTTTTCGTTTACTGCAATTGCTGGGCAATGGTGCGCAGGAACTCGAAGACCTCCTCGCCGGACTCCACGATGTAGTGCGGCGGCAGTAGGTAGCCATAGCGTCCCTGATCCTTGAGGAACATATTGAACACCAGCTGCGGTCCAATGCGATCCTGCACCCAATCGGCCGAGTTGCCCGGTCGCGCCAACTTCTGGCGATAACTGGTGCCCGACGAGTACTCCGCCTGGTTGAGTCGCCTCAGTGCGAGAACTGCCCTCCTAGCTGTCTGCTTGAGATCCCGCTGATTCTCCGTCACGTAGTCCGCATCGCCCCAGGGATATGTGATGGTCTGTCCATAGCCGCCCAGGGAGACATAGGCACCCAGATACTCGCGCATTCCGGAGAGGAAGCTGCGCACGGCTCGGCTCTCTGGTTCGGAGAAGCTATGGGCTCCGCGATAGAGATTCTTGCAGGGATTGCTCGTCGATCCGGTGCCGTCCCAGCCGTAGTCGAAGTTTCGATCCAAATTTACGCCATAGCAACCACTGACACTGTCGTAGCCACGGTTTTTGGTCCACAGGCGATC
The Drosophila mauritiana strain mau12 chromosome X, ASM438214v1, whole genome shotgun sequence DNA segment above includes these coding regions:
- the LOC117146605 gene encoding carboxypeptidase B, with protein sequence MTQKTLLLQLLLLVVAVAASSANQLPSNLTQLDANEIPQRYDEAQLWRIYNISEAMQQRVPVGQMLEQKFGGNIWKENSKFLDISIARDQLKAARSFLSAHRLDPQILSHNIQSMIDEELLEGIQSSSFGHGRRTKKAARSSMHWKDYHDLETIYSFMREIRTKFPNIVRLYTIGQTAEGRDLKVLRISENPRENKKVWIDGGIHAREWISPATVTFILYQLMSDWENQPAHIRGLTWYIMPVMNPDGYEYSRTTNRLWRKNRSPSRRAQCSGVDLNRNFDIGWNGYGSSTNPCSDTYRGSAPASERETRAVAEFLAKRKYNLESYLTFHSYGQMIVYPWAYKAVKVKDASVLQRVSSLAAERILQKTGTAYRAAVTHEVLGIAGGGSDDWSRAALGVKYVYTIELRDRGAYGFVLPPRFIKDTALEGWTVVETVAQAIGPSSSG